A genomic segment from Alistipes senegalensis JC50 encodes:
- a CDS encoding MFS transporter — translation MNKEISLRKILPVMFGFFIMGFVDIVGVSTSYVKNDFAGMNDTMVNLISLSCFLWFFLLSIPTGMLMNRIGRKKTVLLSFALHVAAMIVPLAAYDFTAVLIAFALIGIGNTLLQVSLNPLVTNVIAGDKLTGTLTLGQFVKAVSSFLGPIIAAAVTGSFLGWKMIFPIYAAISLLALVWLWLTPIAEQKVASADISIGHTFSLLKDKYIVAFFIGILVLVGVDVGMGITFPKLLMERCILPLTDAGMGNSVYFFARTVGAFLGGILLMKLPERKFFTASVFVALAGLAGMIFLHGLWSILACVAVFGIGYANLFSIIFSISMQRVPERANEVSALLIVGVAGGAVIPPVLGVITDAFGSQGAAIIALSVVWLYLVFLIGAINAHSKKA, via the coding sequence ATGAACAAGGAAATTTCACTGCGCAAGATCCTCCCCGTGATGTTCGGATTCTTCATCATGGGCTTCGTGGACATCGTCGGCGTCTCGACGAGCTACGTCAAGAACGACTTTGCGGGCATGAACGACACGATGGTCAACCTCATCTCGCTCTCCTGCTTCCTCTGGTTCTTCCTGCTCTCGATCCCCACGGGCATGCTGATGAACCGCATCGGCCGCAAAAAGACCGTGCTGCTGAGCTTCGCCCTGCACGTAGCGGCGATGATCGTCCCGCTCGCGGCCTACGACTTCACCGCCGTACTGATCGCGTTCGCCCTGATCGGCATCGGCAACACACTGTTGCAGGTATCGCTCAACCCGTTGGTGACCAACGTCATCGCCGGAGACAAACTTACCGGAACGCTGACCCTCGGACAGTTCGTGAAAGCTGTCAGTTCGTTCCTCGGCCCGATCATCGCGGCCGCCGTGACGGGCAGCTTCCTCGGCTGGAAGATGATCTTCCCGATCTACGCTGCCATCTCGCTGCTGGCCCTCGTCTGGCTGTGGCTGACCCCGATTGCCGAACAAAAGGTCGCCAGCGCCGACATCTCGATCGGGCATACCTTCTCGCTGCTCAAAGACAAATACATCGTGGCCTTCTTCATCGGCATCCTCGTCCTGGTAGGCGTTGACGTGGGCATGGGCATCACCTTCCCCAAACTGCTGATGGAGCGTTGCATCCTGCCGCTCACGGACGCCGGCATGGGCAACAGCGTCTACTTCTTCGCACGCACGGTAGGCGCATTCCTCGGAGGTATTCTGCTGATGAAGCTCCCCGAACGCAAATTCTTCACGGCCAGCGTCTTCGTCGCGCTGGCAGGTCTCGCGGGCATGATCTTCCTCCACGGGCTCTGGTCCATACTGGCCTGCGTGGCCGTATTCGGAATCGGTTATGCCAACCTTTTCTCGATCATCTTCTCGATCTCGATGCAGCGCGTTCCCGAGCGGGCAAACGAGGTTTCGGCCCTGCTGATCGTCGGCGTGGCGGGCGGCGCCGTCATTCCCCCGGTGCTGGGCGTCATCACCGACGCCTTCGGGTCGCAAGGTGCCGCCATCATCGCACTGAGCGTCGTATGGCTCTATCTGGTTTTCCTCATCGGCGCAATCAATGCCCATTCGAAGAAAGCCTGA
- a CDS encoding RagB/SusD family nutrient uptake outer membrane protein, translated as MKRMKYILLLALSAAALLFAGAGCQKEMDSELDDRAGDMRSIYELLARAYEHLKSSFYVPVETGPAAGFTAGGYMMAAYCDEAQEVTQSSAVYDWYRGRVSATGMPLWWNNENSGTERWSGLFNCIFSCNEALKYLEDPSLETDYEKAQQDLMIAQAYALRAYCYLQLIKRWGGVPVLRESLGKDHDYSKDKRASFAQCVDFIIESCDKALAADEALQWRQRLLSYGLPELSRAAIWTVKSQAALYAASPLWADDCAGTEKYTWERAAEITKQALDLCTGHGLALFDAATAFPDESATGLTPYDKFFLTSYPGSGGWDTETIYQPTNYGAQRQSLVWQYAGMPIDDGQVSAGACPTQEMVDAYEVLNDDGSESTPLLDLANPYNADGSPNISQKARDFGYVDCSDKMYLNRDPRFYATIYYDGVTVKLENSEYEVETFVGGNCGLSLSPSSRRNTCTGYYLRKFNNAQSSTSGGNKDGYIRMFRLAELYLNFAEAAYRAHGADWQAPATEVLEMEEGDGGEMVEKLNTYGTPMSAREAVNAVRARVGMPGVADDGEAFWLRLCNERRVELAFEEHRFFDVRRWTAPGGDLSKTDRRVTGMRIEESNGQKTYTRFSFDRQSYTSKFLKYPVSLDEVRKMLSLTGENWQNDGWN; from the coding sequence ATGAAAAGAATGAAATATATCCTTTTATTGGCTCTTTCCGCAGCGGCGCTGCTCTTCGCGGGGGCCGGCTGCCAGAAGGAGATGGACAGCGAGCTCGACGACCGTGCCGGGGATATGCGCAGCATTTACGAACTGCTGGCGCGTGCTTACGAACATCTGAAATCGTCGTTCTATGTCCCCGTCGAAACGGGCCCTGCGGCGGGATTCACCGCCGGGGGCTACATGATGGCAGCTTACTGCGACGAAGCGCAGGAGGTCACCCAGTCGTCGGCGGTTTACGACTGGTACCGAGGGCGTGTTTCCGCTACGGGCATGCCGTTGTGGTGGAACAACGAAAACTCGGGCACGGAACGCTGGTCGGGGCTGTTCAACTGTATTTTCAGTTGCAACGAAGCCCTGAAATACCTGGAAGACCCCAGCCTCGAAACCGACTATGAGAAGGCCCAGCAGGATCTGATGATCGCCCAGGCCTATGCCCTGCGCGCCTACTGTTATCTTCAGCTTATCAAACGCTGGGGCGGCGTTCCCGTTCTGCGCGAGTCGCTCGGCAAGGACCACGACTATTCGAAGGACAAGCGGGCCAGCTTCGCGCAATGCGTCGATTTCATCATCGAGTCGTGCGACAAGGCGCTTGCCGCGGACGAAGCCCTGCAATGGCGGCAGCGGTTGTTGAGCTATGGCCTTCCCGAACTGAGCCGCGCCGCCATTTGGACTGTCAAGTCGCAGGCCGCGCTCTATGCTGCCAGCCCGCTGTGGGCCGACGACTGTGCCGGGACTGAGAAATACACCTGGGAACGCGCCGCCGAAATCACCAAGCAGGCGCTCGACCTCTGCACCGGTCACGGCCTTGCGCTTTTCGATGCCGCCACGGCCTTTCCGGACGAGTCCGCGACCGGCCTGACACCTTACGACAAGTTCTTTCTTACGTCCTATCCCGGTTCGGGAGGCTGGGACACCGAGACGATCTATCAGCCCACCAATTACGGAGCCCAGAGGCAGAGCCTCGTATGGCAGTATGCAGGCATGCCGATCGATGACGGACAGGTGTCGGCCGGAGCCTGCCCCACGCAGGAGATGGTGGACGCCTACGAGGTCCTGAACGATGACGGTTCCGAATCCACGCCGCTGCTCGACCTGGCGAATCCCTACAATGCCGACGGCTCGCCGAACATTTCGCAGAAAGCCCGGGACTTCGGCTATGTGGACTGCTCGGACAAGATGTACCTGAACCGTGATCCGCGTTTCTATGCGACCATCTATTACGACGGTGTGACGGTGAAGCTCGAAAACAGCGAGTACGAGGTCGAGACCTTCGTCGGCGGCAACTGCGGCCTGTCGCTGTCGCCGTCCAGCCGGCGCAACACCTGCACGGGTTATTATCTGCGTAAGTTCAACAACGCCCAGTCGAGCACCAGCGGCGGCAACAAGGACGGTTATATCCGGATGTTCCGTCTGGCCGAACTCTACCTCAATTTCGCCGAGGCTGCCTACCGGGCCCACGGTGCCGACTGGCAGGCTCCGGCCACCGAGGTGCTGGAGATGGAGGAAGGGGATGGCGGTGAAATGGTCGAGAAACTCAATACTTACGGAACGCCGATGAGTGCCCGTGAGGCGGTCAATGCCGTGCGAGCCCGTGTCGGGATGCCCGGAGTGGCCGACGACGGCGAGGCCTTTTGGCTGCGGCTGTGCAACGAGCGCCGTGTGGAGCTGGCTTTCGAGGAGCACCGCTTCTTCGACGTGCGCCGCTGGACGGCGCCCGGGGGAGATCTCTCGAAGACCGACCGGCGTGTGACGGGTATGCGCATCGAGGAGTCGAACGGGCAGAAGACCTACACCCGTTTCTCGTTCGACCGCCAGAGCTATACCTCCAAATTCCTCAAATACCCCGTCAGTCTGGACGAGGTGCGCAAGATGCTCAGTCTGACGGGCGAAAACTGGCAGAACGACGGATGGAACTGA
- a CDS encoding RagB/SusD family nutrient uptake outer membrane protein translates to MKIIRYVGAVLLAAFAGQGCSLLDTTPDGRETLDQIFADHDKTAAYLNTCYSKLPTKGTSYYWVCNAPTALSDEGYLVSGTINDAIPAKMYTSGGTASSHPVRDYSDDENYYSAYMLQLRYCTTFLQYIDKAGVNSESERARWRAEAHVLRAYYMLEMLKWFGAFAYEPNGYPDDYDYSTLKKRTVWELAELIDAECTAAIDTNELPWRIDNPSDVKRMTKALAWCIKSKAYLFAASPVHSEDYSADQKASHWKTAFQVNQQAVEALESNGYSLKTSVSNPRLYTGKAAAYKELFTSISLTSADDRETIYQATSRQNYIDHNYIGALNWPNNTTRAGVVPTQEMVDAYEVLNADGTVAEPLLDLANPYTATKTPNYNQKALDLGYDPDDPYAAPRDPRMEACIIRNGDKILWGGELRTVETFVGGENGVSDDTSENRFTRTGYYYRKYIAPDVDATDNKVDAAPWKFFRLAEIKLNLAEAAAEAGELDVAKAQVNDIRSRVGMPALPDDLTQAEMILRVRHERMVELCYEECRYFDVRRWAEAFAGSQLYQQYFKIPCERLTVMWITKNPDDTYTYERRTDLLRNASTQPRDVLLPIPETEANNLYSLTNKRWQNSGW, encoded by the coding sequence ATGAAAATCATACGATATGTCGGTGCTGTGTTGCTGGCGGCTTTCGCGGGTCAGGGGTGTTCGCTTCTCGACACTACGCCGGACGGCCGCGAGACGCTCGACCAGATCTTCGCCGACCACGACAAGACGGCCGCTTACCTGAATACCTGTTACAGCAAACTTCCGACGAAGGGTACCTCCTATTATTGGGTCTGCAACGCTCCGACAGCGCTTTCGGACGAAGGCTACCTGGTTTCGGGAACGATCAACGACGCCATTCCCGCCAAGATGTACACGAGCGGCGGCACGGCCTCTTCGCATCCGGTACGCGACTACAGCGATGATGAGAACTATTACAGCGCTTACATGTTGCAGTTGCGGTATTGCACGACTTTCCTGCAATACATCGACAAGGCGGGTGTCAATTCCGAGAGCGAGCGTGCCCGCTGGCGCGCCGAGGCGCACGTGCTGCGCGCCTATTATATGCTGGAAATGCTCAAATGGTTCGGAGCTTTCGCCTATGAACCGAACGGCTATCCCGACGATTACGACTACTCGACGCTGAAAAAGCGTACTGTCTGGGAGCTCGCCGAACTGATCGACGCCGAGTGTACGGCCGCCATCGATACGAACGAACTGCCGTGGCGGATCGACAACCCCTCCGATGTCAAGCGTATGACCAAGGCGCTGGCATGGTGCATCAAGTCGAAGGCTTACCTGTTCGCCGCCAGCCCGGTACACAGCGAGGATTATTCCGCCGACCAGAAGGCGTCGCATTGGAAAACGGCTTTCCAGGTGAATCAGCAGGCCGTGGAGGCGCTCGAATCCAACGGTTATTCGCTCAAAACGTCTGTTTCCAATCCCCGACTCTATACGGGCAAGGCGGCAGCCTACAAGGAGCTGTTCACGTCGATTTCGCTGACATCGGCCGATGACCGGGAGACGATCTACCAGGCCACCAGCCGGCAGAATTACATCGACCACAATTATATCGGCGCTCTGAACTGGCCTAACAATACGACCCGTGCCGGCGTCGTGCCGACTCAGGAGATGGTCGATGCCTATGAAGTGCTGAACGCCGACGGAACCGTGGCCGAACCGCTGCTGGACCTTGCCAATCCCTATACGGCCACCAAGACACCCAACTACAACCAGAAAGCGCTGGATCTGGGATATGATCCCGACGATCCCTATGCGGCTCCCCGCGATCCGCGCATGGAGGCTTGCATCATCCGCAACGGCGATAAGATTCTGTGGGGCGGGGAACTGCGTACCGTCGAAACCTTTGTCGGCGGCGAGAACGGGGTCAGCGACGACACCAGCGAGAACCGCTTTACGCGCACCGGTTACTATTACCGGAAATACATCGCGCCCGATGTCGATGCTACCGACAACAAGGTCGATGCGGCGCCCTGGAAGTTCTTCCGGCTGGCGGAGATCAAGCTCAATCTGGCCGAAGCCGCCGCCGAGGCCGGGGAGCTGGACGTTGCCAAGGCGCAGGTGAACGACATCCGCAGCCGCGTGGGCATGCCGGCCCTGCCGGACGATCTGACGCAGGCGGAGATGATCTTGCGGGTAAGGCACGAACGTATGGTGGAGCTCTGCTACGAGGAGTGCCGCTATTTCGATGTCCGCCGCTGGGCCGAGGCTTTCGCCGGTTCGCAGCTCTACCAGCAGTATTTCAAGATTCCCTGCGAGAGGCTGACCGTCATGTGGATCACGAAGAATCCCGACGACACCTACACTTATGAGCGCCGGACAGACCTCCTGCGGAACGCCAGTACGCAGCCGCGCGACGTGCTGCTTCCGATCCCCGAAACCGAGGCGAACAACCTCTATTCGCTGACCAACAAGCGCTGGCAGAATTCCGGGTGGTAA
- a CDS encoding SusC/RagA family TonB-linked outer membrane protein translates to MRIQIKHTVLLLAALVAFPCGVLTAQEIRTPDAGAVSAKGAVTDAAGEPLYQVEITDPAGKILGTTDLYGRFELRTDVPSLCFRTAGYGNVSLPVSPDMKVTMRTDASSKDDLLDYGYGVVRRRGTLSEAVSAIRGRQLEDVPNASLSQLLEGQILGLGTLEYSSDPGNAGVYKYVRGISSTQGTQPLFVVDGIVMQDYNIEYLTAAEIDNIVLLKDAAATAIYGLKGANGVIVINTKSGLPGTFDVRVTADFSLQQIARKPERTSSYEYASLRNQAWENDGSVGAAPFSADQMARIRSGNDPLYPDNDYYNNFVRNFGTMERLGVSLSGGSQRTRVWSNINFMNQTSLLKQETDEYAAAPRRFWVNFRAKIDVDISKHVRAFAGVSGNVRNDRLAGNSYTNESIYGSIFQQPPTMIGPTTEDGRVTTMETLSVPTYGILNRSGYTKYTGMYASTYAGVTVDLDFVTRGLSVTGKLAFQSSNDRYNYMTQDFSRYYYDYTKGDFVQLGSNLNTNLTGGASGMFQYAISYIAQLDYKRSFGKHAAEAHLYTYFTNEQLDDVNADYPAVGFPHDDHNTGLNLSYAYDDRYVVGATFGLTASDVFSRSNRYTFVPSFSAAWVASNEAFLRDVKWLSLLKVRASYGEVALDDFEVGNYRYMYEDYIKKNGDVRLLGNPDLEPEIHKIQNYGLDLGLWNKLNLTFDYFSRRTDNMLIEGGARIPAYQGIYVANYQKVNEGKMKNRGVELGVSYATDLGRGWGIHAGVNYTHAKNEVIYTGEMPYPGDGSGYKGYACSYRVDGYPLGQQFGYLVDRSNGSGYISTDEELAKYTKMYSGIGIPRKGDLIYKDVNGDGAINEKDLSPIGKGTLPTGFTTIRAGFSWKGFELDLMFQGVTGYYGSVAYQTERDASGVYNDLHKAAWTPERFAAGQEIKYPALSYNSASTSSEDSDFNIVDRSFWRLKNASLSYTLPARLMRNAGIKRLKIVLSGQNLFTVSGLDSKVIDPETGSMTKLPPMRVINLGVKLDF, encoded by the coding sequence ATGAGAATACAGATCAAACATACAGTATTATTGCTCGCGGCCCTCGTCGCCTTTCCGTGCGGCGTCCTGACGGCGCAGGAGATCCGGACTCCCGATGCCGGAGCCGTGAGCGCCAAAGGGGCCGTTACGGACGCTGCCGGCGAGCCGCTTTATCAGGTGGAGATCACCGATCCTGCCGGGAAAATACTCGGAACTACCGACCTGTACGGCCGTTTCGAACTGCGGACGGATGTTCCGAGCCTCTGTTTCCGTACGGCAGGCTACGGCAATGTTTCGCTGCCCGTGTCGCCCGATATGAAGGTGACGATGCGCACGGATGCGTCGTCCAAGGACGACTTGCTGGATTACGGTTACGGCGTGGTCCGCCGCCGCGGAACGCTCAGCGAAGCGGTTTCGGCCATTCGGGGCAGACAGCTCGAAGACGTGCCCAATGCAAGTCTCAGTCAGTTGCTCGAAGGGCAGATCCTGGGACTGGGAACGCTCGAATACTCTTCGGACCCGGGCAATGCGGGCGTATACAAATATGTCCGCGGAATCTCCTCGACCCAGGGCACGCAGCCGCTGTTCGTCGTGGACGGCATCGTCATGCAGGATTATAACATCGAATACCTGACGGCCGCCGAGATCGACAACATCGTGCTCCTGAAAGACGCTGCCGCCACGGCCATCTACGGTCTGAAAGGCGCCAACGGCGTGATTGTGATCAATACCAAATCGGGGCTTCCCGGCACCTTCGACGTGCGGGTCACGGCCGATTTCTCCTTGCAGCAGATCGCCCGCAAACCCGAGAGGACCTCTTCCTATGAGTACGCTTCGCTTCGTAATCAGGCGTGGGAGAACGACGGCTCGGTGGGGGCGGCTCCCTTCTCCGCCGACCAGATGGCCCGGATCAGGTCGGGCAACGATCCGCTCTATCCCGACAACGATTATTATAATAACTTCGTGCGTAATTTCGGTACGATGGAGCGGCTGGGCGTCAGCCTCAGCGGCGGCAGTCAGCGCACGCGCGTCTGGTCGAACATCAACTTCATGAACCAGACTTCGCTCCTGAAGCAGGAGACCGACGAATACGCGGCCGCTCCGCGCCGCTTTTGGGTGAACTTCCGTGCGAAGATCGACGTGGACATCTCCAAGCACGTCCGCGCCTTTGCCGGTGTTTCGGGCAATGTGCGCAACGACCGTCTGGCCGGGAACAGCTATACCAACGAAAGTATTTACGGTTCGATTTTCCAACAGCCCCCGACGATGATCGGCCCCACGACCGAGGACGGCCGCGTGACGACGATGGAGACCCTCTCCGTGCCGACATACGGCATCCTGAACCGTTCGGGATACACCAAATATACGGGTATGTACGCCTCGACGTATGCCGGCGTTACGGTCGATCTCGACTTCGTCACGCGCGGACTGAGCGTCACGGGCAAACTGGCCTTCCAGTCGAGCAACGATCGTTATAACTACATGACGCAGGATTTCAGCCGCTATTATTACGACTATACGAAAGGGGATTTCGTGCAGCTGGGTTCCAATCTGAACACCAATCTGACGGGCGGGGCCTCCGGCATGTTCCAGTATGCTATCAGCTACATCGCCCAGCTGGACTACAAACGCTCGTTCGGCAAACACGCTGCGGAGGCTCATCTCTATACGTATTTCACCAACGAGCAGCTGGATGACGTGAATGCCGATTACCCGGCCGTGGGATTCCCGCACGACGACCACAACACGGGCCTGAACCTTTCGTATGCCTACGACGACCGCTATGTGGTCGGCGCGACGTTCGGACTGACGGCTTCCGACGTTTTCTCCCGCAGCAACCGTTACACGTTCGTTCCGTCTTTCTCGGCGGCCTGGGTCGCTTCGAACGAGGCGTTCCTGCGCGATGTGAAGTGGCTGAGCCTGCTGAAAGTGCGCGCCTCCTACGGCGAGGTGGCTCTTGACGATTTCGAGGTGGGCAACTACCGCTACATGTACGAGGACTATATCAAGAAAAACGGTGATGTCCGTCTGCTGGGCAATCCCGATCTCGAACCCGAGATCCACAAGATCCAGAATTACGGCCTCGATCTGGGGCTTTGGAACAAGCTGAACCTGACGTTCGACTATTTCAGCCGCCGCACCGACAATATGCTTATCGAGGGCGGTGCCCGGATTCCGGCCTATCAGGGCATCTATGTCGCCAACTACCAGAAGGTCAACGAGGGCAAGATGAAGAACCGCGGCGTCGAGCTGGGCGTCTCCTATGCGACGGACCTCGGCCGGGGCTGGGGCATCCATGCCGGCGTGAACTACACCCATGCGAAAAACGAGGTAATCTATACGGGCGAGATGCCTTATCCCGGCGATGGCAGCGGATACAAGGGCTATGCCTGTTCCTACCGGGTGGACGGTTACCCGCTGGGCCAGCAGTTCGGTTATCTGGTCGATCGCAGTAACGGCAGCGGCTACATTTCGACCGACGAGGAGCTGGCGAAATATACGAAGATGTATTCCGGGATCGGAATACCGCGCAAGGGCGACCTTATTTACAAGGACGTGAACGGTGACGGCGCGATCAACGAGAAGGACCTGTCGCCCATTGGCAAGGGTACCCTCCCGACCGGTTTCACGACCATCCGTGCCGGTTTCAGCTGGAAAGGGTTCGAACTGGACCTGATGTTCCAGGGCGTGACGGGTTACTACGGTTCGGTCGCCTATCAGACGGAGCGCGACGCCAGCGGTGTTTACAACGACTTGCACAAGGCTGCCTGGACTCCCGAACGCTTTGCCGCGGGGCAGGAGATCAAGTATCCGGCCCTGAGCTACAACAGCGCTTCGACCAGCTCCGAGGACAGCGATTTCAACATCGTTGACCGTTCGTTCTGGCGGTTGAAAAACGCATCGCTCTCCTATACGCTTCCGGCGCGCCTGATGCGCAATGCGGGCATCAAGCGGCTGAAGATCGTGCTGAGCGGGCAAAACCTTTTCACGGTGTCGGGCCTCGACTCGAAGGTGATCGACCCCGAAACGGGCAGTATGACCAAGCTGCCGCCGATGCGCGTGATCAACCTGGGCGTGAAACTCGATTTTTAA